GAAGCTCGTCGTGGAGCGGCTCGTCGAGTACTACACCGGCCCGATGTTCAAAGCGGCTCTGCAGGTGTGGACGGCCGCCTCCGCCGATCCCGAGTTGCGCGATCGAATCGTGCCCCTCGAAGAACGGTTCGGTCGCCGTGCCCACCAGATGGCCGTCGAGAACCTCGGGGTCGACGACAACGACCCCGTGACCCACCGACTGGTGCAGGCGACCCTCGACCTCGCCCGTGGTTTGGGACTTGCCGATGTGCTCACCGACGATGCGCGTCGACGCGTCGAAATCGTCCGCACGTGGGCCGATGTTCTCGACGCATCGCTCGGCGCGAGACACTCCGTCGTCGCCGGTTCGGTAGCTGGGTAGAACTCGCAGGCTCTGCAGCACCGACGAACCTGTGCTTGAGTCTGGCGGGTGACTTCCGATATCGCACGCGTGCACCGCGGCCACATCTTTCACGTTGCAGGCTCGCCCACCGTGACGGACGCCGCAACCGCGCTGGTGTCGATTCCCGACGGTGCCCTTGTCGTCGGAGACGACGGCATCATCGAGTTCTGCGGTGAGTTCGATTCTCTCCCAAGCCGATTCGCAGACCTGGCGGTTGCCGATCATCGACCGGGGTTTCTGCTGCCTGGATTCGTCGACACTCACATTCACTTTCCGCAGACCTACGCCGGCGATTCCTACGGCGGCGGTCAGCTTCTCGAATGGCTGAACACGTGCATCTTCCCGTCCGAGTCGCGCTTTGCCGATCCCGAGTTCGCCGCGACGGCGGCCAGGGACTTCTGCGCCGCACGCATCCGGGCCGGGACCACGCAGGCGATGGTGTTCGGGTCGGCATTCCCGCACGCGCAGGATTCACTGTTCTCCGAGACGCACGAGCACGGACTGCGCATCGTCAGTGGCCGCGGTGTGCAGACCACCGGCCCGGCGTCGGCGCAGGCGTTGATCACCGGTGAGGACGAGGCCATCCGCCTGGTGTCCGAGGAGATCGAGAAGTGGCATGCCGCCGATACCGGCGACGTCGACACGGCGATGCTGCACGTGGCCGTCGTACCGAGGTTCTCGCTCTCGGTGACGACCGAGACGCTGAAGAACCTCGGCGAGCTCTACGACTCGGTACGGACACGTGGCGTCTACTTCCACACGCACCTCAACGAGAACAACCGGCCGGGCACGGGGGAGATCGATGCCACCAAGAATGCCTACGGGGTCGGTACCTACCTCGACACCTACGACGGCAAGTTTCTGCCGGGCTCGCAGGTCGGGGGCAAGAGCTTTCTCGGCAGGCGAACCATTCTGGCGCACGCGGTGCACTGCCAGGACGCCGAACTGGAGCGGATGGCCGAGACCGGCACCTCCATCGCGCACTGTCCTACCTCGCAACAGTTTCTGGGCTCGGGCACGATGCCGTGGAAGCGAACCGTCGCCGCGGGAGTGAACATCGCCATCGGCTCCGACTTCGGCGGCGGTGACGAATGGTTGCTACCGCTGGTGCTCGCCGACGCCTTCAAGGTGCACATCTCCGAGGCCGGGGACGACGGGTTGTCGCTGCACCCGGCGGAACTGCTGTTCACCGGAACTCTCGCAGGGGCGCGCGCCCTGGACATGGAGAACCGTATCGGCAATTTCGACACCGGCAAGGAAGGAGATTTTGTCGTCGTCGATCCGTCCGCATGGCCTCAGTTGGCGGCGGCGATCGACCACGGTGTTCGCGCCGACGATGCCGAACTGGCCCGAGACCAGACTCTGTTCGCCCTGCTGCTGGCGATGCGTGAACCTGCCATCGTCGGCGTGTACGTGCAGGGACGCGCTGTGCACGGCACATGACTGGAACGCCCTCCGATTGATAGGTTCAGTGCGGCGTCGAACTGCTGTAAACGTCGAACTGCAGGATCGGACAACCCGCGAAGGACCGCATGAAGCGAGTGGCACTGGTGATCACCGCAGTCGCCGCGCTGGTCGCGGGCTGCGGTGGTTCCGATACCGACGCCGCCGATGCCTCGACCGAGGCAGCGACGACGACCACCGGGGCGTACGAGCCCGGTCCGTTCTTCGGTGAATGCGGATCGATCACCGACGCCGAGGTGCAATCGGCGTTCGGAGCCGGCCCGTTCTCCCAGATCACCCGCAACTCCGTCGGCTGCCAGTGGGAGACCGTGGTCTTCAGCGGTCCGAGCGTCAGCTTCTCCTGGTACCGAGGCAGCCCGATCGGACGTGAACGCGCAGGCTCCGAGCTGATCGGCCGTCCGGCCAAGGACATCGAGGTCGACGGCAACCCCGGGTTCGAGGCCGAGCAGGGCACGCTGTGCGAGATCGGCGTCCAGTTCGGCGACGACTTCTTTCATTGGTCCATCACGTACTCCGACCAACCCGCCGCGCGTCCGCCCTGCGACGTCGGAAACGAGCTGGCACAGCTGACGGTGGAGCGCAAGCAATGACGCGCAGACAAGTGATCGCGGCGGCGTCGACCCTGTTGCTCGTCGCCGGATGCGCCCAGACGGTCGAGGGCACGCCGCGGCCGGCGAGCTTCGGCGGCTCTGGTAGTCAAGAATTCACCAAGTTGTTGACCGAGTGTGATGCCGTCTCCGACGACCAGATCACGGAGACGGTCGGTGCCGAAGACATCGCGCGCGGCTTCTTCGGGGCCATCTGCCGATGGGATCTGATCGGCTCCGCGGGCATCGTGAAGGTGACGTTCAACTGGTTCGAGTCCGGCACCCTGGCCGCCGAGCGGGCGGCCGACGAGAAGATGACGTACACCGTCAGCGACACAACAGTGCAGGGCCGCAAGGCAATACAGGCCCAGCGTCCGAACGATTCCGCCTCGTGCGGAGTCTCGGCCGGTGCGGATCGGGACGGCATCTTCGGGTGGTGGGTGCAGTATCAGCCGGATGTCGCGCACCCCGATCCCTGCCAGGCCGCGGCGAAGCTGGCCGACCTCACACTCAACCTGAGCAGATAGGTTGCGTACTGGGCGAAGGGTGTTTTGACCCGAGGCCGCGCCGCCGGGTATCGTTATGGGTCGTGTCCGGCCTGGCCGGACCGTTTGTGTGCCTATGCGAGGTACAGCCGTGCGCACGTTCGATCGAAGAGCGCGCAACCGGCTGGACGTGTGGGGGTATGCGACACACCCGACCGCGGGGTGCAAGAGACCCGCGATAGCAGTACTGGAGCAGCAGCAGTACCGGGTGAGGAGCAGTGTTCTCTTGCTCCAACTGCTAGATCCCTGTTTATCGACACGAAGAAAGCCGGTTTATGCCAACGATCAACCAGCTGGTCCGTAAGGGTCGCACCGACAAGGTTGCGAAACTGAAGACCGCTGCCCTCAAGGGCAGTCCACAGCGCCGTGGCGTGTGCACTCGCGTGTACACCACCACCCCCAAGAAGCCGAACTCCGCTCTCCGTAAGGTCGCGCGTGTTCGCCTGACCTCCTCGGTCGAGGTCACCGCATACATCCCCGGTGAGGGTCACAACCTGCAGGAGCACTCGATGGTGCTCGTTCGCGGCGGTCGTGTGAAGGACCTCCCGGGTGTGCGTTACAAGATCATCCGCGGCTCGCTCGACACCCAGGGTGTCAAGAACCGCAAGCAGGCTCGCAGCCGCTACGGAGCCAAGAAGGAGAAGAGCTGATATGCCACGCAAGGGCCCAGCACCCAAGCGGCCGCTGATCAACGACCCGGTCTACGGATCGCCGTTGGTCACGCAGCTCGTCAACAAGATCCTCCTCGACGGCAAGAAGTCGACCGCAGAGCGCATCGTCTACCAGGCGCTCGAGCAGGCTCGTGAGAAGACCGGCACCGACCCCGTAGTCACGCTCAAGCGTGCACTCGACAACGTCAAGCCTGCCCTCGAGGTTCGCAGCCGTCGCGTCGGTGGTGCCACCTACCAGGTGCCCGTCGAGGTTCGTCCCGGCCGCTCCACCACGCTGGCACTGCGCTGGCTGGTCACGTTCTCGCGCGCTCGTCGTGAGAAGACCATGGTCGAGCGTCTGGCGAACGAGTTGCTCGACGCCAGCAACGGCCTCGGTGCCGCTGTGAAGCGTCGCGAGGACACTCACAAGATGGCCGAAGCCAACAAGGCGTTCGCCCACTACCGCTGGTGATCTCCTCGCTCGGGCGGTATTCGGAACTATCCGATACCGCCGGAGCGTTGATCAGCTCAGGCAATACCTCTTCCAACACCAAGGCGGGTTAACTCGTGGCACAGGACGTGCTGACCGACCTCAACAAGGTCCGCAACATCGGCATCATGGCCCACATCGATGCCGGCAAGACCACCACTACCGAACGCATCCTCTTCTACACCGGTATCTCCTACAAGATCGGTGAAGTTCACGATGGCGCAGCCACCATGGACTGGATGGAGCAGGAGCAGGAGCGTGGCATCACGATCACCTCTGCTGCCACGACGTGCTTCTGGAACGACAACCAGATCAACATCATCGACACCCCCGGTCACGTCGACTTCACCGTCGAGGTGGAGCGTTCGCTCCGCGTCCTCGACGGCGCTGTCGCAGTGTTCGACGGCAAAGAAGGTGTCGAGCCGCAGTCCGAGCAGGTCTGGCGTCAGGCCGACAAGTACGACGTGCCGCGCATCTGCTTCGTCAACAAGATGGACAAGCTCGGCGCGGACTTCTACTACACCGTGCAGACCATCATCGATCGTCTCGGTGCCAAGCCGCTGGTCATCCAGCTGCCCATCGGCGCAGAGAACGATTTCGAGGGCGTCATCGACCTCGTGCAGATGAAGGCTCTCGTGTGGAGTGGCGAGACCAAGCTCGGCGAGAAGTACGAGATCCAGGAGATCCCGGAAAACCTCAAGGAGCGCGCGGACGAGTACCGCACCATGCTGCTCGAGACCGTGGCCGAGTCCGACGAAGCGCTTCTGGAGAAGCACTTCGGTGGCGAAGAGCTCACGATCGACGAGATCAAGGGCGCCATCCGCAAGATGACGGTCAACAGCGAGCTGTACCCGATCCTGTGTGGATCCGCGTTCAAGAACAAGGGCGTTCAGCCCATGCTCGACGCGGTCATCGACTACCTCCCGTCTCCCCTCGACGTTGCCGAGACCATCGGACACGCCGTCGGCGACGAGGAGAAGGAGATCACTCGCAAGCCGTCCGCAGACGAGCCGTTCGCAGCTCTCGCGTTCAAGATCGCGACGCACCCCTTCTTCGGCAAGCTCACCTACGTCCGGGTGTACTCGGGCAAGGTCGACTCCGGCGCTCAGGTCATCAACTCGACCAAGGGCAAGAAGGAGCGTCTGGGCAAGCTCTTCCAGATGCACTCCAACAAGGAGAACGCGATCGCGACCGCGTCTGCCGGTCACATCTACGCCGTCATCGGCCTCAAGGACACCACGACGGGTGACACGCTCTGCGATCCGCAGAACCAGATCATCCTCGAGTCCATGAGCTTCCCGGACCCGGTCATCCAGGTGTCGATCGAGCCGAAGACCAAGTCCGACCAGGAGAAGCTGGGAACAGCCATCCAGAAGCTCGCCGAAGAGGATCCCACCTTCTCGGTGAAGCTGGACGAGGACACCGGCCAGACCGTCATCGGCGGCATGGGCGAGCTGCACCTCGACATCCTCGTCGACCGTATGCGTCGCGAGTTCAAGGTCGAGGCCAACGTCGGCAAGCCGCAGGTCGCGTACCGCGAGACCATCCGCAAGACGGTCGAGAAGCACGACTACACGCACAAGAAGCAGACCGGTGGCTCCGGCCAGTTCGCGAAGGTCATCATCAAGCTCGAGCCCTTCGAGGGTGAAGACGGCGCGACCTACGAGTTCGAGAACAAGGTCAGCGGTGGTCGTGTGCCCAGGGAGTACATCCCCTCGGTCGACGCAGGTGCACAGGACGCCATGCAGTACGGTGTTCTCGCCGGATACCCCCTGGTCAACGTCAAGGTCACACTGCTCGACGGTGCGTACCACGACGTCGACTCGTCGGAAATGGCCTTCAAGGTCGCCGGCTCACAAGCGTTCAAGGAAGCCGCCCGCAAGGCCAGCCCCGTCATTCTCGAACCCGTCATGGCCGTCGAGGTCATCACGCCCGAGGATTACATGGGTGAGGTCATCGGCGACCTGAACTCCCGCCGTGGTCAGATCCAGGCCATGGAGGAACGCAGCGGTGCCCGTATCGTCAAGGCACTGGTTCCGCTGTCGGAGATGTTCGGCTACATCGGAGACCTTCGGTCGAAGACGCAGGGCCGCGCTAACTACTCCATGGTCTTCGATTCGTACGCAGAAGTTCCCGCGAACGTAGCGAAGGAAATCATCGCGAAGGTCAACGGAGAGTAATTCTCTTCGTTTGCTGGACCACGCTCGACCTGTAATAAGTAACAACACATACGCGTGCTTGCCCCGCAGGGGTACGCACAGATCAGTCCAGGAGGACACACAGTGGCGAAGGCGAAGTTCGATCGGACGAAGCCGCACGTCAACATCGGCACCATCGGTCACGTTGACCACGGTAAGACGACGCTGACGGCTGCAATCACCAAGGTTCTGCACGACAAGTTCCCGGACCTGAACGAGGCATCGGCTTTCGATCAGATCGACAAGGCTCCGGAGGAGAAGGCTCGTGGTATCACGATCAACATCTCCCACGTCGAGTACCAGACCGAGAAGCGCCACTACGCGCACGTCGATGCACCGGGTCACGCCGACTACATCAAGAACATGATCACCGGCGCGGCTCAGATGGACGGCGCAATCCTGGTCGTGGCAGCTACCGATGGCCCGATGCCGCAGACCCGCGAGCACGTGCTGCTCGCCCGCCAGGTCGGTGTTCCTTACATCCTGGTCGCACTGAACAAGGCCGACATGGTCGACGACGACGAGATCATCGAGCTCGTCGAGATGGAGGTCCGCGAGCTCCTCGCTTCGCAGGAGTTCGACGAGGACGCACCGGTCATCAAGGTCTCCGCACTCAAGGCACTCGAGGGTGACGAGAAGTGGGGCGAGTCGGTTCTGGAGCTCATGCAGGCCGTCGACGATTCCGTTCCGGATCCCGTCCGTGAGACCGACAAGCCGTTCCTCATGCCCGTCGAGGACGTCTTCACCATCACCGGTCGTGGCACCGTGGTCACCGGACGTATCGAGCGCGGCTCGGTCAACGTCAACGAAGAGGTCGAGATCGTCGGCATCCGCCCCGGCTCGACCAAGACCACCGTCACCGGAATCGAAATGTTCCGCAAGCTGCTCGACTCGGGTCAGGCAGGCGACAACGTCGGCCTCCTCGTTCGTGGCATCAAGCGCGAAGACGTCGAGCGTGGACAGGTCATCATCAAGCCCGGCACCACGACTCCCCACACGGAGTTCGAGGGCAACGCCTACATCCTCTCGAAGGACGAGGGCGGCCGCCACACGCCGTTCTTCAACAACTACCGCCCGCAGTTCTACTTCCGTACCACGGACGTTACGGGCGTTGTGACCCTCCCCGAGGGCACCGAGATGGTCATGCCCGGTGACAACACCGAGATGTCCGTCACGCTGATCCAGCCGGTCGCCATGGATGTCGGCCTCCGTTTCGCAATCCGTGAGGGCGGTCGTACCGTCGGAGCCGGTCGCGTCACGAAGATCGTCAAGTGATCTAGTTTCACCCTGCTCTACCGAAGCGGCACCCACCCTCACGGGTGGGTGCCGCTTTTGCGTGCGAGCGGCTCCGCCGCCCGCGTCAATGGACCCTTGTACCGCTCAGACGTATGCAGTGGTTCATTCACGCGGGCTGAGGTGGCCACCCACAGTGGGTGAATGAACCCTTGTCGCGGTCAGACGTGTGCAGTGGTCCATTGACGCGGTCCAAGCGAGCAACCAAAAAATGGGACGCATCGGACGCCCCACTCCCGTAACGTCGCTGCGGTGCTACTGACCGTGACTGCAAATGCCACAACCGATTTCCCGGACACCTCCGACATCGGGTATCTGTTGCACAAGCACCCCGATCGTGTGTTGAGCCGAAACCTGCCCATGGGTGCCGCGACGGTGCTCTATCCCGAGGTCTCGGCAGAGCGGACAACCCTCGCAGTACTGCTCGACGCTACCGACGACAAGAGTCCTGCCGCATCCGGGCTTGCGGTGGCACTGTCTCGGTTGTTCAAGCAGGCATTGACCGGCGTGTGCGCCACCAGGCCCGAGTTGGTCTCTGCCGCAATTGATCTGACTGTGTCGATGCCTGCCGCGCCGTCTCGCGGAGCGACCGACCTCGCGTCACGGTTGTTCGGTCCCCTGGGATGGAACGTGGAGGCGACGCCCATTCCGCTCGACCCGACGCAGTCGGAATGGGGCAACTCCGAATACGTCGACCTCGTTCTCACCGGCACGTTCACTCTGTCGGCAGCGCTGCGGCACCTGTACGTTCTTCTTCCGGTTCTCGACGACGCCAAGCACTATT
The nucleotide sequence above comes from Rhodococcoides fascians A25f. Encoded proteins:
- the fusA gene encoding elongation factor G, which translates into the protein MAQDVLTDLNKVRNIGIMAHIDAGKTTTTERILFYTGISYKIGEVHDGAATMDWMEQEQERGITITSAATTCFWNDNQINIIDTPGHVDFTVEVERSLRVLDGAVAVFDGKEGVEPQSEQVWRQADKYDVPRICFVNKMDKLGADFYYTVQTIIDRLGAKPLVIQLPIGAENDFEGVIDLVQMKALVWSGETKLGEKYEIQEIPENLKERADEYRTMLLETVAESDEALLEKHFGGEELTIDEIKGAIRKMTVNSELYPILCGSAFKNKGVQPMLDAVIDYLPSPLDVAETIGHAVGDEEKEITRKPSADEPFAALAFKIATHPFFGKLTYVRVYSGKVDSGAQVINSTKGKKERLGKLFQMHSNKENAIATASAGHIYAVIGLKDTTTGDTLCDPQNQIILESMSFPDPVIQVSIEPKTKSDQEKLGTAIQKLAEEDPTFSVKLDEDTGQTVIGGMGELHLDILVDRMRREFKVEANVGKPQVAYRETIRKTVEKHDYTHKKQTGGSGQFAKVIIKLEPFEGEDGATYEFENKVSGGRVPREYIPSVDAGAQDAMQYGVLAGYPLVNVKVTLLDGAYHDVDSSEMAFKVAGSQAFKEAARKASPVILEPVMAVEVITPEDYMGEVIGDLNSRRGQIQAMEERSGARIVKALVPLSEMFGYIGDLRSKTQGRANYSMVFDSYAEVPANVAKEIIAKVNGE
- the tuf gene encoding elongation factor Tu, with the protein product MAKAKFDRTKPHVNIGTIGHVDHGKTTLTAAITKVLHDKFPDLNEASAFDQIDKAPEEKARGITINISHVEYQTEKRHYAHVDAPGHADYIKNMITGAAQMDGAILVVAATDGPMPQTREHVLLARQVGVPYILVALNKADMVDDDEIIELVEMEVRELLASQEFDEDAPVIKVSALKALEGDEKWGESVLELMQAVDDSVPDPVRETDKPFLMPVEDVFTITGRGTVVTGRIERGSVNVNEEVEIVGIRPGSTKTTVTGIEMFRKLLDSGQAGDNVGLLVRGIKREDVERGQVIIKPGTTTPHTEFEGNAYILSKDEGGRHTPFFNNYRPQFYFRTTDVTGVVTLPEGTEMVMPGDNTEMSVTLIQPVAMDVGLRFAIREGGRTVGAGRVTKIVK
- a CDS encoding DUF3558 domain-containing protein, with translation MTRRQVIAAASTLLLVAGCAQTVEGTPRPASFGGSGSQEFTKLLTECDAVSDDQITETVGAEDIARGFFGAICRWDLIGSAGIVKVTFNWFESGTLAAERAADEKMTYTVSDTTVQGRKAIQAQRPNDSASCGVSAGADRDGIFGWWVQYQPDVAHPDPCQAAAKLADLTLNLSR
- the rpsG gene encoding 30S ribosomal protein S7, whose protein sequence is MPRKGPAPKRPLINDPVYGSPLVTQLVNKILLDGKKSTAERIVYQALEQAREKTGTDPVVTLKRALDNVKPALEVRSRRVGGATYQVPVEVRPGRSTTLALRWLVTFSRARREKTMVERLANELLDASNGLGAAVKRREDTHKMAEANKAFAHYRW
- a CDS encoding DUF3558 domain-containing protein — encoded protein: MKRVALVITAVAALVAGCGGSDTDAADASTEAATTTTGAYEPGPFFGECGSITDAEVQSAFGAGPFSQITRNSVGCQWETVVFSGPSVSFSWYRGSPIGRERAGSELIGRPAKDIEVDGNPGFEAEQGTLCEIGVQFGDDFFHWSITYSDQPAARPPCDVGNELAQLTVERKQ
- the rpsL gene encoding 30S ribosomal protein S12, with product MPTINQLVRKGRTDKVAKLKTAALKGSPQRRGVCTRVYTTTPKKPNSALRKVARVRLTSSVEVTAYIPGEGHNLQEHSMVLVRGGRVKDLPGVRYKIIRGSLDTQGVKNRKQARSRYGAKKEKS
- a CDS encoding TetR/AcrR family transcriptional regulator; protein product: MAREPKQDRSRVTRQRLLEATIDSLAEQGWVATTVGVVAERAGVSRGATQHHFPTREDLITGALEYMFDTRMDDARREAQDIPPGPGRTKLVVERLVEYYTGPMFKAALQVWTAASADPELRDRIVPLEERFGRRAHQMAVENLGVDDNDPVTHRLVQATLDLARGLGLADVLTDDARRRVEIVRTWADVLDASLGARHSVVAGSVAG
- a CDS encoding amidohydrolase family protein, with protein sequence MARVHRGHIFHVAGSPTVTDAATALVSIPDGALVVGDDGIIEFCGEFDSLPSRFADLAVADHRPGFLLPGFVDTHIHFPQTYAGDSYGGGQLLEWLNTCIFPSESRFADPEFAATAARDFCAARIRAGTTQAMVFGSAFPHAQDSLFSETHEHGLRIVSGRGVQTTGPASAQALITGEDEAIRLVSEEIEKWHAADTGDVDTAMLHVAVVPRFSLSVTTETLKNLGELYDSVRTRGVYFHTHLNENNRPGTGEIDATKNAYGVGTYLDTYDGKFLPGSQVGGKSFLGRRTILAHAVHCQDAELERMAETGTSIAHCPTSQQFLGSGTMPWKRTVAAGVNIAIGSDFGGGDEWLLPLVLADAFKVHISEAGDDGLSLHPAELLFTGTLAGARALDMENRIGNFDTGKEGDFVVVDPSAWPQLAAAIDHGVRADDAELARDQTLFALLLAMREPAIVGVYVQGRAVHGT